The genomic interval AGCCGACCGGCGTTGAGCGTGGTGAGCGCGATCTTGAGGCCGTCACCCTCGCGGCCGACCAGATTGGCCTTCGGCACTCGCACGTCGTGCATGCGGGTGACGCCGTTCTCGATGCCACGCAGGCCCATGAAGCTGTTGCGGCGCTCGACGGTGATGCCGGGTGAATCGGCCTCGACCACGAAGGCGGAGATGCCGCCGCGGTGTCCCGCACTGCGCGGCACCCGCGCCATCACGACGAGCAGTTCCGCCACCACGCCGTTGGTGGTCCACAATTTGACGCCGTTGAGCAGGTAGGCCTCGCCGTCCTCGGTCGGTGTCGCGGTGCACGCCATGCGGGCCGGATCCGATCCCACATCGGGCTCGGTGAGCAGGAAGGCGCTCACCGCGCCGCGCGCGCACCGCGGCAGGAACTCGCGTTTCTGCTCCGGCGTGCCCGCCAGCTTCAACGGCTCGGGCACTCCGATCGACTGATGCGCCGACAGCAGCACGCCCAGGCTGGGATGCGCCGACCCGACCACCATCAGCGCCTTGTTGTATCCGACCTGCGACAGGCCCTGCCCGCCGTACTCTTCGGGAATCTTGAGTCCGAAGCAACCGAGTTCGGCCAGGCCGCGGACGTATTCGGCGGGGATCTTCGCCGTCTCCTCGATGACGGCGCCGTCGATGGTGTCGACATAGGCGCGCAGCCGCTCCAGATATGCCTCGGTCTTCGCGCTGTCCTGCTCCGACGGCCGGGGATACGGGTGGATCAGATCGAGCCGGAACCGGCCGAGGAACATCTCCTTAGCGAAAGACGGCTTCGCCCAAGTGGTTTCGCGGGATTCTTCGACGAGTGCGCGGGCCTGTTCTTCGGTGGCGTCTACTTTCGCGGTGGCCGTCATACTGTCCTCCATCGGACGTGATCAGAATCACATTCGAGTGTAGGAGGCTTTGTTACCCGCCGGTAGAGGCGCGGGGCGCACCGTTTCAGCATCGGGTACATAACGGCAGGTTCGCGCGGTTAACGCGCTGGAAATCCCTATCGACAACCGGGTACGTACGGATTTCCCGGGAGACGTGATGTCCACCATCGCACTTCGCGCCGCCGACCTCGACGGCCACCGCGTCACAGTCACCGCCGACGACGGCACGCCACTCGCCGCGCGCGTGTTCGGCTCCGACACCGCGCCGCTGACCGTGGTTTTCGTGCACGGCCACTGCCTGCGCACCGAATCCTGGTCGATGCTGCGCGAGCAGTTGCGGCGGCAGTGGGGCGAGGGCATCCGCATGGTGTGCTACGACCACCGCGGGCACGGCGAGTCGGGCTCGGCCGATCCGGACACCTACACCATCGACCAGCTCGGTCACGATCTCGACGCCGTGCTGCGCACCGTCGCCCCGTCCGGCCCGGTGGTGCTGGTCGGGCATTCGATGGGCGCGATGGTGGTGCTGGTCTATGCCCGGCTGTTCCCGGCGACGGTCGGCTCGCGCGTCGTCGGCATCGGACTGCTGGCCACGGCGGCCGGTGGCCTGACCACCGTCGGCCCGGCGCGCTTGCTGAATCGGCACGCGGTCAGCTCGCTGCGGGCCGCGGTGCGTCGCGCGCCGCGGATGATGCAGACCTGGAAGCGGTTGTCGCACCGGATCTTCGAACCGCTGGTGCGTGAGGCCGAGTCCGGCGGCCGCCGGGCGAGCCCGCATCTGGCGGCGATCGCGACCGCGATGCTCAACGACACGCCGCTGCTCACCATGACCAGCTTCCTCGACTCGCTGATCCGCTTCGACGAGACCGCGACCCTGCGGCTGCTGGCCGATCTGCCGACGCTGGTGCTGGCCGGGTCGGCCGACATCATGATCCCGTTCGCGCATTCGGTGGTGCTGGCCTCGCAGCTCAGCGGCGCCGAACTGGTCCGACTGGACGGCGCCGGTCACAGCGTGATCCTCGAACGCGCCGAGGAGGTCGCGGCCGCGGTGGCGACACTGGTCGAACGGGCCCTCGGCGCCGACCGTGCTCGGGCGTATGCCGCGGCGGGCTGAAACGAGCAATTTTCGGATCGGGACGAGCGCTCGCGCCGAAGATCACGTACTGTGTTGTAGATCACGATGTGCGGTCTGTCACACAGGCTCGAGGAGGTTTCGATGACACGCAGCGAGATTGCTGAGCTGCACTTCGCCGTGGGCCAGCTCCGGCAATGCCTCGGCGCACTGCGGTCCCACTACGGGGACGCCAACTCCGTACGGCGGCTGGAGAACGACCTTGAGCGGCTCACCATAGATGCGGACGAGTTCGAGAAGTCGCCCCCGCCCGAAATCGCCGCGCGGCGCGAGCAGGAGGTCATCTACGTCCCGGACAGCAAGTCCGACGAGGCCGCCTGGATGGGCGCGCAGGACGAGGGCTTGGGCTTCCACTCCCGCCCCCGCACCAAGTAGTAGCTCGCCCCATCGCGGGCCGGGCTTCCGGCTCGCGCTCGAGTGGTTTTCCGCGTGGCGCCGCCCCGCGCCCGGCGGTGTCCGTGCGCAGCGGTGTCCGTGCCTGGCGGAGTCCGTGCCCGGCGGAATCCGTGCCCGGCGGAATCCGTGCCCGGCGGAATCCGTGCCCGGCGGAATCCGTGCCCGGCGGAATCCGTGCCCGGCGGAGTCCGGGCGCGGCGGTGTTGTCTCAGGCGCGGTGACGGCCTGAGCGGCGGCTGCGCAACCCGTGGAATCGGGCGCCCTTGGGAGTATTCGCTGGCGGAGCCGCGGCGGACGACTCGAACAGAACGGCGACGCCGCGGTCGGCCGCCGAGTCCGCCGCGACCAGCGCGTACGCGCCACCGCGCCGGGCGAGTTCGTGCAGTAGGGTGGCGGTCATCCGCGCACCGGCCGCGAGGCCCGGGTCACCCAGCGCGAGCGCGCCGCCGTTGACGTTCACCGCGCCGAGGTCGTGGCGACCGAAGTGGCGGAGCAGCGCGAGCACCTCGACCGCGGACCGCTCGGCGATCTCCAGCAGATCGATGTCGTCGAACGAGAGGCCGTTGCGCGACAACAGCTTCGCGACGGCCGCGGCGACGGCGGGCATGCTGCCGTCGGTGCCCGCGGCCACCCAGTCGGTCATGTAGGCGAGAGGCTCCAGGGCCAGGTCGATCAGCCGGTCCTCGGCCACCATCAGGCAGGCCGCGGCACCCGCGGCGGGCACGCTCACGGCGGCCGCGGTGAGCACGCTGTCCGGCAGCAGCGGGGCCGCGCTGGTCAGCGCACGGGTCGACACATCGGCGCGCGACTGCTCGTCGCGACCCACAAGATGCGGTACGGCACTTTCGGTTCGGTGCCGCAACTCGTCCGGCGCGGCGGCCACCACCGGGACGATCTCGGCGTCGAAGATCCCCTGCCGCCAGGCGCGGGCGGTGCGGCGGTGGCTGCTCAGCGCGAACTCGTCGGATTCGGTGCGGGTGAGGTGATATCGCCCGGCCAGGCGCTCGGCGTGCGCCGGATCGACGGCGGCGAGCGCGGTCTCGGCGGGCACGGTGTCGTGCACGCCCCCGGCCACCACCACGGCCGCGGTCTCGGCGTGCACCATGGTGGCGGCGACGATCAGAGCGGCCAGGCCGTCCGCGGACCCGACCTCGAAACCGGCCAGGGCGGACGGTAATCCGGCGTCGAGCGCGGCGAGCCGGGCGAGACCGGGCGGGCCCGCCAGCACGACCTCGTCGACGCGGGCGCCGTCGAGTTCCGCGCGACCGACGGCACCGGCGATCGCGGCCGCGGCCAGTCGTCCCGGCGGCAGCGCCGCCAACGCGCCACCGGCGAACCCGCTCGGCGTGCGCACCGGCGACACGATCGCCGCTCTCCTCATCGACTCTCTCCTTCTCGCGCCGCGCTGCCGGCAGCTAACCGCCACACAGCGGTGATCGCATTCGCTGCCGGGCATCCGCCGGACCCACCGGATCCGCAGCCCACCACAGCGTTGTTGCTGGTATGTGACGTCGGGACCAGCGCCGACGCGGTGTGGAACCACCGGATTCCGGACATGCGCCGAAAGGCCGTGTGATCCAGGACAGTTCGTGAGATTTGCTTACGGTTCACTGTCGAGACCGCCACGCGACATGATCAGAAAATGTGGCGCAAATCATAGCCGTTCGGGCGGACCGATATTGCCGGGACCGGGCGCGGGTCATAGCAGGGGTGCCGTATGGTGCTCACCATCACATTCGATGCCGGAGGTAACGATGACGTTCCACGGGGTAGATCAGCGAGGCATCCTGCAGTGAACGCAGCACCGACACGCGCACCCGAACCGGGCACGGGAGTCTTCAGCGCGACCCGCGCGGCCATTTCCGACCGGACGCTACGCACCGACCGATGGTGGATCCCGCCGCTGATCACCGTGCTGGGGCTGAGCGCGTTCATCATCTACGCGACCGTGAGAGCCTTTGTGCGCTCGGCCTATTGGGTCGCCGACTACCACTATCTGACGCCGTTCTACTCACCCTGCGTCAGCACCTCGTGCGTCGAGGGCTCGGCCCACTTCGGGCACTGGGTGGGCGCGCTGCCGGTGTGGATCCCGCTCGGGTTCCTGGTGCTGCCGTTCCTGCTGCTGTTCCGACTGACCTGCTACTACTACCGCAAGGCCTACTACCGGGCGGTGTGGTTCTCCCCGCCGGCCTGCGCGGTGGCCGAGCCGCACGCGAAATACACCGGGGAGACCCGGCTTCCGCTGATCATCCAGAACGCGCACCGCTACTTCTTCTATGTGGCGTGCGTCGTCTCGGTGGTCAACACCTACGACGCGATCGTCGCCTTCCACGGCAAGTCCGGCGGCTTCGGGTTCGGGCTGGGCAATCTGGTGCTGCTGCTGAACGTGGTGCTGCTGTGGGCGTACACGCTCTCGTGCCACTCCTGCCGGCACATCGCGGGCGGACGGCTCAAGCACTTCTCCGCGCATCCGGTCCGGTACTGGTTCTGGACGCAGGTGTCGAAGCTGAACACCCGGCACATGGCGCTGGCCTGGACGACGCTGGGCACGCTGGTGCTCACCGACTTCTACGTCATGCTCGTCGCCAGCGGCACCATCTCCGACCTGCGCTTCGTCGACTGACGCGCGCTCCCCGAAACCTCAGCCTCTCCCTCTGTCTCCCAGGAGTATTCGGTTCCATGCCTGAAGTCGAACGGCACAAGTACGACGTCGTCGTGATCGGTGCCGGTGGCGCCGGCCTGCGCGCGGTGATCGAGGCGCGCGAGCACGGCCTGTCGGTGGCGGTGGTGTGCAAGTCGCTGTTCGGCAAGGCGCACACCGTGATGGCCGAGGGCGGCTGCGCGGCGTCCATGGGCAACGCCAACGAGAAGGACAGCTGGCAGACGCATTTCAAGGACACGATGCGCGGCGGCAAGTTCCTCAACAACTGGCGCATGGCCGAACTGCACGCGCAGGAGGCTCCCGACCGGGTCTGGGAGCTGGAAACCTATGGGGCGCTGTTCGATCGGACCGCCGACGGGCGCATCAGTCAGCGCAACTTCGGCGGCCACACCTACCCGCGACTGGCGCACGTCGGCGACCGCACCGGCCTCGAGATCATCCGCACCATGCAGCAGAAGATCGTCTCGCTGCAGCAGGAGGATTTCAAGGAGACCGGCGACTACGAGTCGCGGATCAAGGTGTTCGCCGAATGCACGATCACCGATCTGCTCAAGGACGGCGACCGGATCTCCGGCGCGTTCGGCTACTGGCGGGAGTCCGGCCGGTTCATCCTGTTCGAGACGCCCGCGGTGGTGCTGGCGACGGGCGGAATCGGCAAGTCCTACAAGGTCACCTCGAACTCCTGGGAGTACACCGGCGACGGCCACGCGCTGGCGCTGCGGGCCGGGGCGACGCTGATCAACATGGAGTTCCTGCAGTTCCATCCGACCGGCATGGTCTGGCCGCCGAGTGTGAAGGGCATTCTCGTCACCGAGGGCGTGCGCGGCGACGGCGGGGTGCTCAAGAACACCGAGGGCAAGCGTTTCATGTTCGACTACATCCCCGGGGTGTTCAAGGGGCAGTACGCCGAAACCGAGGAAGAGGCCGATCAGTGGTTGCGCGACAACGACTCCGCGCGCCGCACTCCCGATCTGCTGCCCCGCGACGAGGTGGCGCGCGCGATCAACGAGGAGGTGAAGGCCGGGCGCGGCACCCCGCACGGCGGCGTCTACCTCGACATCGCCTCGCGCCTGCCCGCCGCGGAGATCATGAAGCGGCTGCCGTCCATGCACCACCAGTTCAAGGAGCTGGCGGACGTGGACATCACGAAGGAGCCGATGGAGGTCGGGCCCACCTGCCATTACGTGATGGGCGGGATCGAGGTCGACCCGGACACCGGCGCCGCGACCGTCCCGGGCCTGTTCGCCGCGGGTGAATGCTCCGGCGGCATGCACGGCTCCAACCGGCTCGGCGGCAACTCGCTGTCGGACCTGCTTGTCTTCGGCCGCCGGGCCGGGCTGGGCGCCGCCACCTACGTCGAGCGGCTCGGCGGCGAACGCCCGGCGATCACCGACGGTGATCTCGCCGCCGCCGCGAAAACCGCGCTGGCGCCGTTCGATCCGCCGAGCAGCGGCGCGGGCGAGAATCCCTACACCCTGCACACCGACATGCAGCAGGCCATGAACGACCTGGTCGGCATCATCCGCAAGGAGCACGAGCTGCAGGAGGCGATCGAGAAGCTCGCCCAGCTGCGCGAGCGCTTCGACAGCGTCACCGTCGAGGGTCACCGGCAGTTCAACCCGGGCTGGCACCTGGCCCTGGATCTGCGGAACATGTTGCTGGTCAGCGAATGTGTCGCGCAGGCGGCGCTGCTGCGCACCGAGAGCCGCGGCGGGCACACCCGCGACGACCATCCCCAGATGGATCCGGCCTGGCGGCACAAGCTGCTGGTGTGCCGGGTGGACCCGGCCGAGGCCGACCGGACCGTGCCCGCGGTGACCGTGACACCGGTGGACCAGGTGCCGATGCGCGACGACCTGCTCGCTCTGTTCGACCTGAGTGAGCTCGAAAAGTATTACACCTCGGAGGAACTCGCCGCCCATCCCGCGGCCACCGCCTCCGCGAAAGGGGATGCGTAGCAATGGGTTACGACGCCCGGTTCCGAGTATGGCGCGGCGACACCGAGGGTGGCGAGCTGCAGGACTTCACCGTCGAGGTGAACGAGGGCGAGGTCGTGCTCGACATCGTCCACCGGTTGCAGGCCACCCAGGCGCCCGATCTGGCGGTGCGGTGGAACTGCAAGGCGGGCAAGTGCGGATCGTGTTCGGCGGAGGTCAACGGCCGCCCGCGGCTACTGTGCATGACGCGGATGTCGACCTTCACGACCGACGAGGTGATCACGGTGACGCCGCTGCGCACCTTCCCCGTGATCCGCGACCTGGTGACCGACGTGTCGCTGAATTACCGGAAGGCGCGTGAGATCCCGTCGTTCACACCGCCGGACGACCTGAAGCCCGGCGAGTACCGCATGCAGCAGCGCGATGTGGAACGCTCGCAGGAGTTCCGTAAGTGCATCGAATGTTTCCTGTGCCAGAACACCTGTCACGTGGTGCGCGATCACGAGGACAACAAGGAGGCATTCGCCGGGCCCCGTTATCTGATGCGAATCGCGGAACTGGAAATGCATCCGCTGGACGTGGCCGACCGCCGGGATATGGCGCAGGAGGAATTCGGCCTCGGTTACTGCAATATCACCAAGTGTTGCACCGAGGTGTGCCCGGAGCACATCAAGATCACCGACAACGCGCTCATCCCGATGAAGGAGCGCGTGGTGGATCGGAAATACGATCCGATCGTCTGGCTGGGTAACAAACTGTTCCGCCGGTAGGCCGCACGACCTTTCGGCGAGCGGAACGCCCGGGCTCGATCGGGGGCCCGGGCGGGCCGGAGGTTACGACGCGAGCCTCAGAGTTGGGTCACCACGCCGATGGCGACCACCGCGACCAGCAGCCCGACCAATAACGCCGGCAGCACGGCCCCGGTCAACATATACACACCCACCGCGGATACCACGAACAGCATGCCTACGATCAGGCGTTCCACCCAATCGCCGGGGAGCGGTTTGCGGTACCGGGAAGAGGTGTTCCTGAGCCCACGGTCCACAAAATGTCGGATACCCGTTCATTGCGTGGGCAAACATATTTCCGTTGCACAACGGCGGCCGATTCGTGATCTTCTTCCGGCTGCTCACCCGGGGTGGAATCGGCGCCGCCGGACGATGCCGGGCGGGCCGCCGCCGGCGCCCGGCAACGACCCGCCCGAGAGATGGTCAGGCGCGGCCGATTCCGGCTCCGCGCACGCCGTCGACGAATCCGGCCCACTCGTCGGAACCGAAGATCAGCGCCGGCCCGCCCGGGTTCTTGCTGTCCCGGACGCCCACGCGCCCGTCGGCCAGGAACGCGACCTCGACGCACTCCTTGCCCGCGCCGCTACGGCTGCTCTTGAACCATCGGGCGCCGACCAACTCACTGCTCATCCTGCGTCCTTTCCGAGCGGGGGCGTGCTCGCGCACAGCGCTCCCACTCATGCCGTGTACTCCTTGGCGACCTGCCGCAGCAGGTGCCTGCTCGCGGGAACGTCCAGCGCGCAACGCAACAGGCACTCGTGCGCCCGCCGATACCGCCGCACGTCACCTTGTCTTTCGAGATACAGATCTCCGGTGAAGCCCTCCACGTACACCACGGGCGGCTCCACCGGCTGCCCCTTGCTGTCGGTTCCGAATTCGAGGATCACGAACGGGCCGGTCGAAAGACCCAGGGGGACACCGGCCGCGAAGGGCAGGACGCGCAGCGTGACATTGTCCCTAGTGCTCAGGTCGGCCAAGTGCCGCAGCTGCGCCGACATCACCCTCGTACTTCCGACGACGCGGCGCAAGACCGATTCTCCCAGTACGACATCCACTGTCGCGGGATGATTCTTGCGAGTTATCAAGGCCTGCCGCTGCAGTCGCAACTGCACGCGGCGCTCCAGTTCGGCCTCGCTGTCGTCGGGATAGCCGAGCCCGTTGAGTGCGCGGGCGTACTCGGCGGTCTGTAGCAGGCCCGGCACCAACTCGGACTGGTAGGAGGTCAGGCGCTGCGCCGAGGCCTCCAAACCCACATAGACATCGAAGTTTTCGGGGATCAGGTCGCCGTAGGCGTGCCACCAGCTCTTGACGGCCGCCTGCTGGGCCAGGCCCTTGAGGCCCTCGGCGATGTCGTCCGGAATGCCGTAGATGCGACACAGCTCCTGAATGTCTATGGTGCGGATACGATCTGCCTGGCCCTTCTCGAGCCGTTGTAGCGTGCTGGCGCCCCACTCCATCAGGCGGGCGGCCTCCGCGATGGTCAGCCCGGCCTGAGTTCGCCAGTCCCGCAGGTATCTTCCGAGCTGGCGACGGGGGAGGGTCGACGACGCGGCCACAGAATTCTCAGACACAGCGCACTCCGTTCTCTCGGATGCCTTTCGTCCACTATGGAGAATCTTGCTCCCCCAGGTGGATTCGCTGCTGGAGATTCGCGCGAATTCCCTGTGGATATCCAAATCGGGCTTGGCAACTGTCCAGTTGCGGGATGCTGGAAGTGTGCCAGCGACGGCACAGCATCTGGAATCGCACGCAGGAACGAGGAGTCATGGCTGTACACGTCATCGGGTCGTCGTTGATGACCAGCGACCTAACGCCGCACCGCGCCCGCAGCGTCGGACACGAAAGCTGGGTGGTGTCCTACCTTCCCGGTCGCACCCTGACCGGCGCACAGGCGGTCGCCGCACTGCAGGTTGCCGAGGTGGTGCCGCCGCTGCTCGACGCCGTCGGCGGGCTCGCCGACGAATTCGGCCTGACCCCGCTCGAAGCCGTCGGCATGGCTATTCACCAGCGGCCCTGGGACGATCCGGCGCCACCACCACGCCGCCGCTCCCGGCGCGCCGTGGCGGGGGTCCCGGCATGCAACTGACCAGTCTGCACCTGCCGGTCGCCGGATTACTGCGCTGCGGCGTCGATCCCGGCGTTCTCACCGCCGAACAGGCCCACGCCGCAATGCAACTGCACATCGACTGCACCGTGGACACCTGCCGGGTCCGCCGCCGCGCCCGCACCGTCCTGGTGGAGCAGGGCCGCTGCGTGCTCGACGAACGGGCCATGCCGTGATCGCCCGGGAGAACGGCCGCACGGTGGTGCGGCTCACCGAGACTCGCGACGGCGCACCGGCACGGCACGCGGCCCGCCGCGCCGCGCGCACTCCCCGGCACGCACCCGCGCCCGGACGCCGGGTGCTGCCCCGCACGACCGCCACCCGGTCGGGGCGCGCGCGACATGCCGCGCCCGCCCGGCACGCGGTGGTGCGCCGCCGCCCCGCGCACGCCGGGCTGGACAACTACGACCGCCTGCTGCTGTGGTTCGCCGGGTGGCTGCTCAGTGTCCGGATCGCGTTGGTCGGCGAGCAGCCGATCGACGAGAACTAGTGTGCTGCGGGGTTACCCGGCCACGACACCCATCAGGGCATCGATGAAGGGCTGACCACCCATGATGGCGCCACCGGCCAGCGCGCCGACCAGCAGACCGATCGGCCCGGTCAGCCAGCTCAGGAAGAACATGCCGAGCACGGCGCCGATGAGGCCGCCGATCAGCCCGCCAGCGACCATGCCGACGACGTTGTTGTTGAGTTCGGTGACGAGGCGGCTCATCGGATCAACCGGCTGCAGCTCACCGATGTCGGCGCCCTTGGCGTCCGGCGTCAGGGCCAGCGTGCGGCCGTCGGCGCTGATCTGCTGGGCCACCGGCAGGCGGTTGCCCCGCACCTCGAAAGTCAGTGGCACCTCGGCGATCACGTCGCCCGCGGCCGAGCGCAGCGCGACCTTGCTGCCGTTGTCGACGGTTTCGAAACGGCCGCCGTCGACCGTGGTGGTGAGCACGCGTTCGTCCTCGGACAGCGTGGAGTGATAGGCGACGCCCTGATCGACGCCCGACGACGTCAGTTCGCGAGTGGGGGCCGACGACGGTGTGGCGTTCACGGTTCCCGCTGTGATGCCCACGGCGACGACAGCCATGAGGGTGGTGGCGGCGAGCCTGCCGAGCTTCATCCTCTGATATCCTTTTTATACTCTTAATTCACACCGAGCCCTGGTGCGCCCGGTCGGCGACATACAGCGCCCGACTCTTGTTGCCGGAGGGTGTGATTGGCGAGATGCGGCGGCGCTTCGTTGCCGAATTGTGACCTTTGCGCGCCTTCGACTCGACGCGGGGCCTCGTTTGGTGTATGCACTACGTGTCTTCGACTTGCACTCTCACACTTCGGATCTCGCCAGTGATGGTTCGAAGCCGACACACTGGAGGATGGCACGTGTCGCGCCGACGCATCCATGCCGGATTCACTTTGGCGGGTTTCGTCATCGCGGCCGCGCTCTCGACGGCATGTCTCGCCGCCGCCGTGTTGTCGCTGACGGGCGACGACGAACCCACCCCCGTGCGGACGCAGGCGGCGACCACCGCCACGCCGAGCGCGACGCCGCAGGGACAACCGGGTCTCGTGGCCCCGAACGCCGTGGAGTCCCCGACCGAACCGGCGCCCACGGCGGCGCCCGCGGTCAACAAGGACGCC from Nocardia wallacei carries:
- a CDS encoding succinate dehydrogenase/fumarate reductase iron-sulfur subunit, with product MGYDARFRVWRGDTEGGELQDFTVEVNEGEVVLDIVHRLQATQAPDLAVRWNCKAGKCGSCSAEVNGRPRLLCMTRMSTFTTDEVITVTPLRTFPVIRDLVTDVSLNYRKAREIPSFTPPDDLKPGEYRMQQRDVERSQEFRKCIECFLCQNTCHVVRDHEDNKEAFAGPRYLMRIAELEMHPLDVADRRDMAQEEFGLGYCNITKCCTEVCPEHIKITDNALIPMKERVVDRKYDPIVWLGNKLFRR
- a CDS encoding fumarate reductase/succinate dehydrogenase flavoprotein subunit, yielding MPEVERHKYDVVVIGAGGAGLRAVIEAREHGLSVAVVCKSLFGKAHTVMAEGGCAASMGNANEKDSWQTHFKDTMRGGKFLNNWRMAELHAQEAPDRVWELETYGALFDRTADGRISQRNFGGHTYPRLAHVGDRTGLEIIRTMQQKIVSLQQEDFKETGDYESRIKVFAECTITDLLKDGDRISGAFGYWRESGRFILFETPAVVLATGGIGKSYKVTSNSWEYTGDGHALALRAGATLINMEFLQFHPTGMVWPPSVKGILVTEGVRGDGGVLKNTEGKRFMFDYIPGVFKGQYAETEEEADQWLRDNDSARRTPDLLPRDEVARAINEEVKAGRGTPHGGVYLDIASRLPAAEIMKRLPSMHHQFKELADVDITKEPMEVGPTCHYVMGGIEVDPDTGAATVPGLFAAGECSGGMHGSNRLGGNSLSDLLVFGRRAGLGAATYVERLGGERPAITDGDLAAAAKTALAPFDPPSSGAGENPYTLHTDMQQAMNDLVGIIRKEHELQEAIEKLAQLRERFDSVTVEGHRQFNPGWHLALDLRNMLLVSECVAQAALLRTESRGGHTRDDHPQMDPAWRHKLLVCRVDPAEADRTVPAVTVTPVDQVPMRDDLLALFDLSELEKYYTSEELAAHPAATASAKGDA
- a CDS encoding acetyl-CoA acetyltransferase, which gives rise to MRRAAIVSPVRTPSGFAGGALAALPPGRLAAAAIAGAVGRAELDGARVDEVVLAGPPGLARLAALDAGLPSALAGFEVGSADGLAALIVAATMVHAETAAVVVAGGVHDTVPAETALAAVDPAHAERLAGRYHLTRTESDEFALSSHRRTARAWRQGIFDAEIVPVVAAAPDELRHRTESAVPHLVGRDEQSRADVSTRALTSAAPLLPDSVLTAAAVSVPAAGAAACLMVAEDRLIDLALEPLAYMTDWVAAGTDGSMPAVAAAVAKLLSRNGLSFDDIDLLEIAERSAVEVLALLRHFGRHDLGAVNVNGGALALGDPGLAAGARMTATLLHELARRGGAYALVAADSAADRGVAVLFESSAAAPPANTPKGARFHGLRSRRSGRHRA
- a CDS encoding alpha/beta fold hydrolase; the encoded protein is MSTIALRAADLDGHRVTVTADDGTPLAARVFGSDTAPLTVVFVHGHCLRTESWSMLREQLRRQWGEGIRMVCYDHRGHGESGSADPDTYTIDQLGHDLDAVLRTVAPSGPVVLVGHSMGAMVVLVYARLFPATVGSRVVGIGLLATAAGGLTTVGPARLLNRHAVSSLRAAVRRAPRMMQTWKRLSHRIFEPLVREAESGGRRASPHLAAIATAMLNDTPLLTMTSFLDSLIRFDETATLRLLADLPTLVLAGSADIMIPFAHSVVLASQLSGAELVRLDGAGHSVILERAEEVAAAVATLVERALGADRARAYAAAG
- a CDS encoding DUF397 domain-containing protein, with translation MSSELVGARWFKSSRSGAGKECVEVAFLADGRVGVRDSKNPGGPALIFGSDEWAGFVDGVRGAGIGRA
- a CDS encoding helix-turn-helix domain-containing protein, producing the protein MSENSVAASSTLPRRQLGRYLRDWRTQAGLTIAEAARLMEWGASTLQRLEKGQADRIRTIDIQELCRIYGIPDDIAEGLKGLAQQAAVKSWWHAYGDLIPENFDVYVGLEASAQRLTSYQSELVPGLLQTAEYARALNGLGYPDDSEAELERRVQLRLQRQALITRKNHPATVDVVLGESVLRRVVGSTRVMSAQLRHLADLSTRDNVTLRVLPFAAGVPLGLSTGPFVILEFGTDSKGQPVEPPVVYVEGFTGDLYLERQGDVRRYRRAHECLLRCALDVPASRHLLRQVAKEYTA